In a single window of the uncultured Dysgonomonas sp. genome:
- a CDS encoding site-specific integrase, whose translation MATLTRVHLRQRDVTRGRISLYLDYYPAIRDPHSMKMTRREYLGIYIYAKPRNEFEKEFNNEMLMKAEAIRSIRVQSIINEEFGFLDKNKAKADFLIYFKTKAERKDQKWMKVYLHFSNFVKGKCTFGQVTVDLCNRFRDYLQDARQLKNKNYRISQNSASGYFSTFRALLKVAYKEKFFRENLNDFLDSIETTDVKKEYLTLDEVKLLANTPCDDYPILKTASLFSCMTGLRISDILKLDWKEIEPASDGGYCMRLRTEKTETETTLPISDEALDLCGKRGKGKVFKGLQRSMTQQPLKAWVASAGITKHITFHCFRHTFATLQIALGTDIYTVSKMLTYKNVSTTQIYADLVSSKKRESANKISLK comes from the coding sequence ATGGCAACACTGACGAGAGTTCATCTCAGACAACGAGATGTAACAAGAGGAAGGATAAGCCTCTATTTAGACTACTACCCTGCAATTCGTGATCCTCACTCCATGAAGATGACACGGCGTGAGTATTTGGGTATTTACATTTATGCAAAGCCTAGAAATGAATTCGAAAAAGAATTCAACAACGAAATGTTGATGAAAGCTGAGGCTATCAGAAGCATAAGGGTACAATCCATCATTAATGAGGAATTCGGTTTTTTAGACAAGAATAAAGCAAAAGCGGATTTTCTTATCTACTTCAAAACTAAAGCAGAAAGGAAAGATCAGAAATGGATGAAAGTGTATCTACATTTTTCTAACTTCGTCAAAGGCAAATGTACTTTCGGACAAGTAACTGTAGATCTATGCAATCGTTTTAGAGATTATTTGCAGGATGCAAGGCAATTGAAAAACAAGAACTATCGGATATCGCAGAATTCAGCATCCGGATATTTCTCTACCTTCAGAGCATTATTGAAGGTCGCCTATAAAGAGAAGTTTTTTAGAGAGAATTTGAATGACTTTCTTGATTCAATAGAAACAACTGATGTAAAGAAAGAATATCTCACGTTGGATGAAGTCAAGTTGCTAGCCAACACCCCATGCGATGATTACCCGATATTGAAAACTGCTTCTTTGTTCTCCTGCATGACCGGATTGCGAATCAGTGATATATTGAAACTCGATTGGAAAGAAATAGAGCCAGCTTCGGATGGAGGCTACTGCATGCGATTACGAACAGAAAAGACTGAAACAGAAACAACCTTGCCAATAAGCGACGAGGCTTTGGATTTATGTGGCAAACGAGGAAAAGGAAAAGTCTTCAAAGGCCTACAACGAAGCATGACTCAGCAACCATTAAAAGCATGGGTTGCGAGTGCCGGAATAACAAAACACATCACATTCCATTGCTTTAGGCATACTTTTGCTACCTTGCAAATTGCTTTAGGTACAGATATTTACACTGTGAGTAAGATGCTTACTTATAAAAATGTCTCTACAACACAGATATATGCGGATTTAGTTAGTTCGAAGAAACGAGAATCGGCGAATAAAATAAGCTTAAAATAA
- the mnmE gene encoding tRNA uridine-5-carboxymethylaminomethyl(34) synthesis GTPase MnmE, with protein sequence MQGNNIITAVSTPAGVGGIAIIRLSGKGCIELTGSVFKPYGNKKSGEQKANTIRFGYIMKDNTVLDEVLVSVFKAPHSFTGEDVVEISCHGSVYIQQNILQLLISNGAALAQPGEFTQRAFLNGKMDLSQAESVADLIASSSAATHRLAMNQMRGGFSNKLIELRTELLNFASLIELELDFSEEDVEFANRERLKETAYDIELHIRKLAESFELGNAVKNGIPVAIIGETNAGKSTLLNLLLHEEKAIVSDIHGTTRDVIEDTINIQGLTFRLIDTAGIRDTTDEIESIGIERTFKKIEQANIVLWIADVSSSDQHLEELAEKILPACQGKKLILVFNKVDSISLERKIDKMQLFLQEIPDRIFISAKYEQGTNDLEDLLVKAADIPEIGEQDVIVTNMRHYTALENALAAIKRVGEGLELHLSGDFLSQDIRECMHYLGEITGQISTDEILGNIFSKFCIGK encoded by the coding sequence ATGCAAGGAAATAATATTATAACAGCAGTATCCACTCCGGCCGGTGTGGGAGGTATAGCTATCATTCGTTTGTCGGGCAAAGGATGTATTGAGTTGACCGGGTCTGTATTCAAGCCATATGGAAATAAAAAGTCAGGGGAACAGAAGGCAAATACAATCCGTTTCGGATACATAATGAAGGATAATACAGTATTGGATGAAGTGTTGGTTAGTGTTTTTAAAGCTCCGCATTCGTTTACCGGTGAAGATGTTGTAGAAATCTCTTGTCATGGCTCTGTTTATATACAGCAAAATATTTTGCAGTTATTGATATCTAACGGTGCGGCTTTGGCTCAGCCCGGAGAATTTACACAACGGGCCTTTCTGAATGGTAAGATGGATTTGTCCCAAGCTGAGTCTGTAGCAGACCTGATTGCTTCTTCATCGGCAGCAACACACAGATTGGCAATGAATCAAATGCGTGGGGGATTTAGTAATAAATTGATAGAGCTGCGTACTGAACTCCTCAATTTTGCGTCCCTGATCGAACTGGAGCTTGACTTCTCGGAAGAAGATGTTGAATTTGCTAACAGGGAGCGGCTGAAAGAAACGGCTTATGATATTGAACTTCATATAAGGAAACTGGCTGAATCTTTCGAATTGGGAAATGCGGTGAAGAATGGTATTCCTGTTGCTATCATAGGTGAGACAAATGCAGGAAAGTCAACTCTATTGAATCTGCTGTTGCATGAGGAAAAAGCAATTGTTTCGGATATACATGGTACTACCCGTGATGTAATAGAGGATACGATTAATATACAAGGCCTTACATTCCGCCTGATAGATACAGCCGGGATACGTGATACGACTGACGAGATAGAGAGTATCGGGATAGAGCGTACATTCAAAAAGATAGAGCAAGCCAATATTGTTCTTTGGATAGCGGATGTCAGTAGCTCGGATCAGCATCTTGAAGAATTGGCTGAAAAAATACTTCCTGCGTGTCAAGGCAAGAAGTTGATACTTGTATTCAATAAGGTTGACTCTATATCGCTGGAAAGGAAAATAGATAAGATGCAATTGTTTTTGCAGGAGATTCCTGACCGTATCTTTATTTCGGCAAAATATGAACAAGGGACAAATGATCTGGAGGACTTGCTTGTGAAAGCGGCTGATATCCCGGAAATAGGAGAACAGGATGTAATAGTAACCAATATGCGCCACTATACAGCGTTGGAAAATGCATTAGCTGCTATAAAGAGAGTTGGAGAAGGGTTGGAATTGCATCTGTCCGGAGATTTCCTGTCTCAGGATATTCGTGAATGTATGCATTATCTCGGTGAGATAACTGGGCAAATTTCTACAGATGAAATATTGGGGAATATTTTTAGTAAGTTTTGTATCGGCAAATGA
- a CDS encoding helix-turn-helix domain-containing protein, with the protein MSNKLEIIKKCEYCGKRFVAQRTTTRYCSHQCNSRAYKEDKKKRKVVGLNYAIMQEIERISERFEEIQDKEFLSVVETAFLLSIERTTVYRYLHRGQLKGIRMDGKTFIRRSDIDAMFDNVEKYESKARPSVEAKPLTEFYTVAEIKEKFNIKESWLFKVARENDIPKTLIRGKSYFSKKHIDKYFEKKGINDYQDIREWYTVADIMEKYGLTLNAIYSFVSENQIPKKKDGRMVLYSKHDFDVAKGYEKPKEPEYYSVEEAMEKYNLTRDALYHYIKYHDIPKMKDGRYIKISKPELDKLFNPQITQ; encoded by the coding sequence ATGAGCAATAAATTAGAGATTATAAAAAAATGTGAGTACTGCGGAAAAAGATTCGTAGCACAGAGAACGACTACCCGTTATTGTTCTCATCAATGTAACTCGAGGGCTTATAAAGAAGATAAGAAGAAGAGAAAGGTCGTAGGTCTCAACTATGCCATTATGCAGGAGATAGAACGGATTAGTGAACGCTTCGAAGAAATTCAGGATAAAGAGTTTCTGTCTGTGGTAGAAACAGCTTTTCTATTAAGTATTGAGAGGACCACTGTTTATCGCTATCTACATCGTGGACAATTAAAAGGAATCCGGATGGATGGCAAAACTTTTATTCGTCGTTCAGATATTGATGCGATGTTTGATAATGTCGAAAAATATGAGTCAAAGGCCAGGCCGAGTGTCGAAGCAAAACCGCTCACCGAATTCTATACAGTAGCTGAGATCAAAGAAAAATTCAATATTAAAGAATCCTGGCTATTCAAAGTAGCCAGAGAGAATGATATACCTAAGACTCTGATTCGGGGAAAATCCTATTTTAGCAAGAAGCACATTGATAAATATTTTGAAAAGAAAGGCATTAATGATTATCAGGATATTAGAGAATGGTACACAGTTGCGGATATTATGGAAAAGTATGGGTTGACTCTCAATGCAATATACAGCTTTGTCTCAGAGAATCAAATACCCAAGAAGAAGGATGGGCGAATGGTTTTATACTCCAAACATGATTTCGATGTAGCAAAGGGATATGAAAAACCCAAGGAGCCTGAATATTATTCAGTAGAAGAAGCTATGGAAAAATATAACCTGACTCGTGATGCACTATACCATTATATAAAGTATCATGATATACCCAAAATGAAAGATGGTCGATACATTAAGATATCGAAGCCTGAACTCGACAAATTGTTTAACCCTCAAATAACACAATAA
- a CDS encoding carboxypeptidase-like regulatory domain-containing protein, giving the protein MKLKSYNILFCLFSFLADKTNGSPIFVKYKLLLGTLIIGIAGTTAQAQRKVEISCYDTIPPRVPQNKEITTRTTASLEKQNNRRDSLIEIKGRVKDEHGDFIAGVSIVVKGTINGIVSDIDGAFSIMAKSTDKLVFSFVGMESREMSVSTMSGGEAIITMKDSEMILCYEVIVVSTPKFRDDIYSPGVKPITKISYNEISKKPVSPVGDLGSFQKWVQGNIRYSEQMKKDNVNGEVILSFAIDRKGRLVDEKVIGKLSKDADEEALRSLSLSGVWEPGIHYDGKPVKTTMTISLNFRDEK; this is encoded by the coding sequence ATGAAACTCAAATCATATAACATATTATTTTGCCTATTCTCTTTTCTTGCAGACAAGACAAATGGGTCGCCGATCTTTGTCAAGTATAAATTATTACTGGGTACATTGATTATTGGTATAGCAGGGACAACTGCTCAAGCACAGCGAAAAGTAGAGATAAGTTGTTATGATACGATACCTCCTCGTGTACCGCAAAATAAGGAAATAACAACTAGGACTACGGCATCTTTAGAAAAACAAAACAATAGGCGCGATAGTCTTATAGAAATAAAGGGAAGAGTAAAGGATGAGCATGGAGACTTTATAGCCGGAGTATCGATTGTTGTAAAAGGGACTATAAATGGAATAGTTTCTGATATAGACGGAGCTTTTAGTATTATGGCCAAATCCACCGACAAACTCGTGTTTTCTTTTGTTGGTATGGAAAGTCGAGAAATGTCTGTTTCAACAATGAGTGGTGGAGAAGCAATAATAACAATGAAAGATTCAGAGATGATTCTCTGTTATGAAGTTATAGTTGTTAGTACTCCAAAATTCAGAGATGATATATATTCACCCGGAGTGAAGCCAATAACTAAGATATCGTATAATGAAATATCTAAAAAGCCAGTTTCTCCTGTAGGTGACCTCGGAAGTTTTCAAAAATGGGTACAGGGTAATATCCGATATAGCGAACAGATGAAGAAAGATAACGTCAATGGAGAAGTTATCCTTAGTTTTGCCATTGATAGAAAAGGAAGATTGGTAGATGAGAAAGTGATAGGGAAGTTATCAAAAGATGCCGATGAAGAAGCCTTGAGGTCCTTATCGTTGTCCGGAGTATGGGAGCCCGGAATCCATTATGATGGCAAGCCGGTTAAAACAACAATGACTATTAGTCTAAATTTCAGAGATGAAAAATAA
- a CDS encoding energy transducer TonB, with protein MKLKLYKSIFYVFSFLSDKTNGASFFVKYKLLLGTLIIGLAGTSAKAQKRDAISDTIALRKPLHSEMASCYKVAIDSTEINNISDTLKVKEAVVVGSRSIVKDRSNIACYAVQVVDGPIIKAKNSVSVDSIISKSLKMDITNELTGIMCYGIIVNPYNNDDDIYASRPKESEFDYDQVIIKPISPVGNLEDFGKWVQHNILYTEQMRRNGIEGEVKLSFIINKKGKVTNKKIVKSLSKEADKEVLKVISKSKRWKPGQIYGAPAKTRITITVNISSNIE; from the coding sequence ATGAAACTCAAATTGTACAAATCTATTTTTTATGTATTTTCCTTTCTGTCTGATAAGACGAATGGGGCGAGTTTTTTTGTTAAATATAAGCTTTTATTGGGAACTCTTATTATCGGATTGGCCGGAACATCTGCAAAAGCTCAAAAGAGAGACGCCATAAGTGATACAATAGCTCTTCGCAAACCTCTTCACTCGGAGATGGCATCCTGCTATAAAGTCGCGATTGATTCGACTGAAATCAACAATATTTCAGATACTTTAAAGGTTAAAGAGGCTGTCGTTGTTGGGAGTAGATCAATAGTTAAAGACCGTTCGAATATTGCTTGTTATGCGGTCCAAGTCGTAGACGGACCAATAATAAAAGCCAAAAATTCTGTAAGCGTAGATTCTATAATAAGCAAATCATTAAAGATGGATATTACAAATGAACTTACAGGTATCATGTGTTATGGCATTATAGTTAATCCATATAATAATGATGATGACATATATGCTTCCAGACCTAAAGAAAGTGAATTCGATTATGATCAGGTAATAATAAAGCCCATATCTCCAGTTGGCAATCTTGAAGATTTTGGTAAATGGGTACAACATAATATTCTATATACTGAACAAATGCGCAGGAATGGGATCGAAGGAGAGGTAAAACTCAGCTTTATTATAAATAAAAAAGGAAAGGTAACCAATAAAAAGATTGTAAAAAGCCTATCGAAAGAAGCAGATAAGGAAGTTCTTAAGGTAATATCGAAATCTAAAAGATGGAAACCCGGGCAGATCTATGGAGCTCCGGCAAAAACAAGAATAACAATTACGGTTAATATTAGTAGCAACATCGAATGA
- the rhuM gene encoding RhuM family protein → MNKGEVIIYQTPDGNTLLDVQLEDETVWLSLNQISTLFERDKSVISRHIRNIYREQELEEKATVAKNATVQNENDREVLRQIEYYNLDVIISVGYRVKSQRGTQFRIWANNILKEYLIKGYAINQNAKNEQLENLKKTVKLLSNVIASKALSADEATGLLRVITDYTYALDTLDRYDYQKLEIEKTTVDEPFRANYDNAMEAIYVLRDKFGSGGLFGNEKDQSFKSSISTIYQTFGGEELYPSIEEKAAMLLYLVTKNHSFSDGNKRIAAFLFLWFLEKNDILYKSDSTRLIENNTLVALTLMIAESRTEEKDIMVKVIVNLINQNN, encoded by the coding sequence ATGAATAAAGGAGAAGTTATAATATATCAAACACCTGATGGTAATACCCTGTTAGATGTGCAATTAGAGGATGAGACTGTATGGCTATCACTAAATCAAATATCAACACTGTTCGAACGAGATAAATCTGTAATATCAAGACATATACGCAATATTTATAGAGAACAGGAGCTGGAAGAAAAAGCAACTGTTGCAAAAAATGCAACAGTTCAAAATGAGAACGATCGTGAAGTTCTTAGACAAATAGAGTATTACAATCTTGATGTAATAATATCAGTTGGTTATCGTGTAAAATCACAGCGAGGTACTCAGTTTCGTATTTGGGCGAATAATATTCTGAAAGAATATCTTATCAAAGGATATGCTATAAATCAAAATGCCAAGAATGAGCAATTGGAAAACTTGAAGAAAACAGTCAAGCTTCTTTCTAATGTAATTGCTTCTAAAGCTTTATCTGCTGATGAAGCGACGGGGTTATTGCGTGTAATAACAGACTATACCTATGCTTTAGACACCTTAGATAGATACGATTATCAAAAACTTGAGATTGAAAAAACGACGGTCGATGAACCTTTCAGAGCGAATTATGACAATGCGATGGAAGCTATTTATGTATTGAGAGATAAGTTTGGAAGTGGAGGTTTGTTCGGAAATGAGAAAGATCAGTCTTTCAAAAGTTCAATTAGTACCATTTATCAAACATTTGGAGGAGAAGAATTATATCCCAGCATAGAAGAAAAAGCAGCTATGTTGCTATACTTAGTGACTAAAAACCATTCATTCAGCGATGGAAATAAGCGAATTGCAGCATTCCTATTCCTTTGGTTTTTAGAGAAAAATGATATTCTATATAAAAGTGACAGTACAAGACTTATTGAAAACAATACGCTCGTTGCTCTTACTCTGATGATTGCGGAAAGCCGTACAGAAGAAAAAGATATTATGGTAAAAGTTATTGTGAATCTGATAAATCAGAATAATTGA
- a CDS encoding helix-turn-helix domain-containing protein, translating into MEILDKKSEVITSLFRSLDEIQDAIREAFKRRTPHLNGEKYLTNNEVSKLLSLSTRTLQDWRDNGVISYIQISGKILYRQSDILKLLEDNFEKSWREE; encoded by the coding sequence AATATTAGATAAGAAATCCGAGGTAATAACCTCATTGTTTCGTTCATTAGACGAAATACAGGATGCTATCAGGGAAGCCTTTAAGCGGAGGACACCGCACCTGAATGGAGAAAAGTATCTTACAAACAACGAAGTAAGTAAATTGCTTAGCCTAAGTACACGCACGCTCCAAGATTGGCGGGATAACGGAGTTATCAGTTACATACAAATATCAGGTAAAATTCTCTATCGCCAGTCTGACATACTGAAATTATTGGAGGATAATTTTGAAAAATCATGGCGTGAAGAGTAG
- a CDS encoding winged helix DNA-binding domain-containing protein, producing MNITIKNIRLKSQQLSEQLFDTPKEVVSWMGAVQAQDFTMAKWAIAIRSKQCTEQDIEEAFNRGDFLRTHIMRPTWHFVSAEDIRWLLKLTGERIKGAWKYVKDLKLDEQELTKCYKLLERTLRDNNHQTKDEITKIFEQEGLGATERHIYLFTMLAEADGIICSGSLKEKKQTYALLEERAPLSKDIHRDEALAKLAQRYMQSHSPASLQDFVWWSGLTIKDCRHAFSLIDNELIKDHFGSTELYIHKDYNECASSDTNILHFLPAYDEYLISYKDRTNVLDLEHHPKAFNNYGIFQSIILYNGHGVGNWKKIKKAKGIDFDISFWDSKFKIDKELLALEGKKFQDYIKK from the coding sequence ATGAACATTACGATAAAAAATATACGCCTAAAGAGTCAGCAGCTATCAGAACAGCTATTTGATACCCCAAAAGAAGTGGTATCGTGGATGGGAGCTGTGCAGGCTCAGGATTTCACTATGGCAAAATGGGCTATTGCCATCAGATCGAAACAATGTACAGAACAAGATATCGAAGAAGCTTTCAACCGGGGAGATTTTCTTCGAACCCATATCATGCGGCCAACCTGGCATTTTGTTTCTGCGGAGGATATCAGGTGGCTTCTGAAATTGACAGGAGAGCGAATTAAAGGCGCATGGAAATATGTAAAAGATTTGAAGCTTGACGAACAGGAACTTACAAAATGTTATAAACTGTTAGAAAGGACACTGAGGGACAATAACCATCAGACCAAGGACGAGATTACAAAAATATTCGAGCAGGAAGGATTAGGGGCTACCGAAAGACATATATATCTTTTTACAATGTTGGCAGAAGCTGATGGCATTATATGTAGTGGCTCATTGAAAGAGAAAAAACAAACATATGCACTACTAGAAGAAAGAGCTCCCCTAAGCAAAGATATACACAGGGATGAAGCACTGGCTAAGCTAGCTCAAAGATATATGCAGAGCCATTCTCCTGCAAGCTTACAGGATTTTGTCTGGTGGTCGGGATTGACGATCAAAGATTGCAGACACGCTTTTAGTCTAATAGACAATGAATTGATAAAAGATCATTTCGGTTCTACGGAATTGTATATTCACAAAGACTATAATGAATGCGCTTCTTCGGATACAAATATACTTCACTTCCTACCTGCATATGATGAGTATCTTATCAGCTACAAGGATAGGACAAATGTTCTAGACTTAGAGCATCATCCGAAAGCTTTTAATAACTATGGTATATTTCAATCAATTATACTGTATAATGGCCATGGTGTAGGTAATTGGAAAAAGATTAAGAAAGCGAAAGGGATTGATTTTGATATTTCTTTTTGGGATAGTAAGTTCAAAATAGATAAGGAGTTACTTGCCTTAGAAGGGAAGAAGTTCCAGGATTATATTAAGAAATAA
- a CDS encoding radical SAM protein: protein MKNKERLQLYNIAFELTDKCNLACRYCYNIWKIPGAEHQSFNSYNNAIKTLKQVFSQADILNITLTGGEPFVAQRIKEIALFCRMEGKTVTVISNGYKGTADDYKDMIAMGITLFEFPIHSADETVHDYITQVHGSWKKSINSIRTVQGIGGYPVPVIVLTKYNIEVLSGALDFISDLGLRRIMMNRYNIGGCGVANPASVSANHNQLKKAFTIANAKAEELGLVISSNVCSPDCLIDPKIYPNIMFGHCSDNVLQKPITMDINGNVRLCNHSSVVAGNIYKQDLREILYSPYANSWNEIIPEYCSKCDKWNTCRGGCRAASEQCGLGLEHVDPILTSEELI, encoded by the coding sequence ATGAAAAATAAGGAAAGGTTACAACTATATAATATTGCTTTTGAACTGACTGATAAATGCAACCTTGCTTGCCGTTATTGTTACAATATATGGAAGATACCCGGTGCGGAACATCAATCATTCAATTCGTACAATAATGCAATCAAAACCCTGAAACAAGTTTTTTCGCAAGCGGACATTCTTAATATTACTCTTACAGGGGGAGAACCTTTTGTCGCTCAACGTATCAAAGAAATTGCTCTTTTTTGCCGAATGGAAGGTAAAACGGTCACAGTTATCAGTAATGGGTACAAAGGCACGGCAGATGACTATAAGGATATGATAGCTATGGGAATTACCCTGTTTGAGTTTCCAATACATTCAGCCGACGAAACTGTACATGATTATATTACACAGGTACACGGAAGTTGGAAGAAATCTATTAACTCTATTCGGACGGTACAAGGTATAGGTGGTTATCCGGTTCCTGTAATAGTATTGACAAAATATAATATAGAAGTTTTATCTGGCGCCTTGGACTTTATATCCGATTTAGGTTTAAGACGGATTATGATGAACAGGTACAATATCGGAGGATGCGGAGTTGCTAATCCGGCATCTGTTTCGGCTAATCATAATCAATTGAAAAAAGCATTTACAATAGCTAATGCTAAAGCCGAGGAATTGGGCTTGGTTATTTCTTCCAATGTGTGTTCTCCCGACTGCCTGATTGATCCAAAGATATATCCTAATATCATGTTTGGTCATTGTTCCGATAATGTATTGCAAAAGCCTATAACAATGGATATTAATGGGAATGTTCGCTTGTGTAATCATTCTTCTGTAGTGGCTGGAAATATATACAAACAAGATTTACGAGAAATCCTATATTCTCCATATGCCAATTCATGGAATGAGATAATTCCTGAATATTGTAGTAAATGTGACAAATGGAATACTTGTCGTGGTGGCTGTCGGGCTGCTTCTGAGCAATGTGGATTGGGTTTGGAGCATGTAGATCCTATATTGACAAGCGAGGAATTAATTTGA
- a CDS encoding site-specific integrase: MGLKKSTFNVNFLLRKHKMLKNGEAPICMRISVNCRAVDISIKRSVAVEHWNQTRECCTSTGKVGKELNRYIDTMRAKVLQIHRELEIDGVRVTADAIRDKLYGRDESQKTLVEVYTEHNKRCRALIGKDFSASTVEKFETSLNTLKAFIKHTTKKEDILLKEVSRVFIQDFEFYLKAERNLQHNSALKHLKNLKKIIRIALANEWIKKDPFMGIQFKHDKVDVDFLSQEELERIMNKEFTIKRLEVVRDIFCFCSLTGLAFIDVKQLSSSHLVTDNNGTLWIRKPRQKTGNMCNIPVISAAKVILDKYKDHPECLKQNVLLPVLSNQKMNSYLKEIADLCGITKKLSTHTARHTAATVVFLANNVSIENVAKILGHSNTKMTQHYAKVLDSSILRDMQQVEAKFG, from the coding sequence ATGGGATTAAAGAAAAGTACCTTTAACGTGAACTTTCTACTTAGAAAGCACAAGATGTTGAAAAACGGGGAAGCACCTATTTGTATGCGTATTTCTGTTAATTGCAGGGCGGTTGATATTTCTATCAAAAGGAGTGTAGCGGTTGAACATTGGAATCAGACAAGGGAGTGCTGTACCTCTACCGGTAAGGTCGGCAAAGAACTGAACCGCTATATTGATACGATGCGGGCAAAAGTGCTTCAAATCCACCGGGAGTTGGAAATAGACGGTGTCCGTGTTACGGCTGACGCTATCAGGGATAAATTATATGGGCGGGATGAATCACAAAAAACACTCGTGGAAGTCTATACGGAGCATAATAAACGTTGCCGGGCTTTGATAGGAAAAGACTTTTCCGCTTCAACTGTCGAAAAGTTTGAAACATCGTTGAATACCCTAAAAGCATTTATCAAACACACCACGAAAAAAGAAGATATCCTGCTGAAAGAGGTTTCCCGTGTGTTTATTCAGGATTTTGAGTTTTACCTGAAAGCGGAACGAAACCTGCAACATAACTCGGCATTGAAACACCTGAAAAACCTAAAGAAGATTATCCGCATTGCCCTTGCCAATGAATGGATAAAGAAAGATCCTTTTATGGGAATCCAGTTCAAACATGATAAAGTTGATGTCGATTTTTTAAGTCAGGAAGAATTGGAACGGATAATGAATAAAGAGTTTACTATTAAAAGGTTAGAAGTAGTCCGGGATATATTTTGTTTCTGCTCGCTGACTGGTCTTGCTTTTATAGATGTTAAGCAATTAAGTTCCTCCCATTTGGTCACTGATAATAACGGAACATTGTGGATTCGTAAACCTCGCCAAAAAACAGGGAATATGTGCAATATTCCTGTAATCAGTGCAGCAAAGGTTATTCTTGATAAATACAAAGACCATCCCGAATGTCTAAAACAGAATGTTTTGTTACCTGTTTTAAGTAATCAAAAGATGAATAGTTATTTGAAGGAAATCGCTGATCTGTGCGGAATTACGAAGAAATTGAGCACTCACACAGCCCGTCATACGGCGGCTACCGTTGTTTTTTTAGCCAATAATGTTTCGATAGAAAATGTGGCTAAAATTCTCGGTCATTCCAATACAAAAATGACACAACATTATGCTAAAGTACTGGATAGTTCTATTTTGCGGGATATGCAACAGGTGGAAGCTAAATTTGGATAA